Proteins from a single region of Desulfobacter postgatei 2ac9:
- a CDS encoding ABC transporter ATP-binding protein, which translates to MILTVNQIDFKYKSVKILEDINFSIPRGAITVILGPNGVGKTTLLKCLNKILTPSAGRIYVKDKPLKAMDIRQIAKEISYVAQYNEAGKITVFDAVLMGRYPHIRFTAGKEDLKKVGSVLTHLNLSHMALKNLYELSGGELQQVAIARALVQETDILLLDEPTSSLDLKNQTRLLSLVRHIAQDHNLAVIMTMHDLNSALRYADQYICLKNHTVFGAGKIEEIRSELLTKVYGLPVEIIRHKGYPLVVPLEDASKAA; encoded by the coding sequence ATGATTCTGACAGTAAACCAAATTGATTTTAAGTATAAATCCGTTAAAATTCTTGAGGATATCAATTTTTCCATTCCCCGGGGTGCAATCACCGTAATATTAGGACCCAATGGCGTGGGAAAAACCACATTACTCAAATGCCTTAATAAAATTTTAACCCCGTCAGCGGGCCGGATTTATGTAAAAGACAAGCCGTTGAAAGCCATGGATATCCGTCAGATTGCCAAAGAAATCAGCTATGTGGCTCAGTATAACGAAGCAGGCAAAATCACGGTGTTTGACGCCGTCCTCATGGGGAGATACCCCCATATCAGGTTTACAGCCGGCAAGGAAGATTTAAAAAAAGTCGGGTCGGTGTTAACGCATTTGAACCTGTCACACATGGCCCTTAAAAATTTGTACGAACTTTCCGGCGGGGAGCTTCAGCAGGTGGCCATTGCCAGGGCCCTGGTCCAGGAAACCGATATCCTGCTGCTGGACGAACCCACCTCCAGCCTGGACTTAAAAAATCAGACCCGGCTTCTAAGTCTTGTCCGGCATATTGCACAGGACCACAACCTTGCAGTGATTATGACAATGCATGACCTGAACTCGGCGCTGCGGTATGCGGACCAGTATATCTGCTTAAAAAACCACACAGTGTTCGGGGCGGGAAAAATTGAAGAAATCCGGTCAGAGTTGCTTACAAAGGTGTACGGCCTACCGGTTGAAATTATCCGGCATAAGGGCTACCCTCTCGTGGTGCCGCTTGAAGACGCCTCCAAGGCGGCCTGA
- a CDS encoding sodium ion-translocating decarboxylase subunit beta, which translates to MSALYTLFQTTGLFYVTPGIVVMWVIGLILIYLAIAKSYEPLLLLPIGFGIILVNLPLAGLMTPHEGLIWKFYEYGIHWEVIPPVIFLGLGALTDFGPLIANPRLIFLGAGAQAGVYITFFAAQAFGFDLKEAATIGIIGGADGPTTIFLASKLAPSLLGVCAVAAYSYMALVPIIQPPVMKLLTTAEERRIRMAKGRKVGALEKMLFPIVSTFVIILLVPASAPLIAMFMLGNLFRESGVVGRLHDAAQNELMNIVTIFLGVSVGATMNAENFLRPQVIFVFCLGLFAFVISTMTGVLLVKLMNIFSKNKINPLLGAAGVSAVPMAARVVHKVGMEADKKNYLLMYAMGPNVAGVIGTVIAAGIFLTLLGG; encoded by the coding sequence ATGAGTGCTTTGTACACCCTGTTTCAGACCACGGGTCTGTTTTATGTCACTCCGGGCATTGTGGTTATGTGGGTCATCGGACTAATCCTGATCTACCTTGCCATTGCAAAATCCTATGAGCCCCTTTTGCTGTTGCCCATCGGATTTGGAATCATCCTTGTGAACCTGCCCCTGGCAGGACTGATGACCCCCCATGAAGGGCTGATTTGGAAATTTTATGAATACGGTATTCACTGGGAGGTTATTCCCCCGGTGATTTTCCTGGGCCTTGGGGCACTCACCGATTTTGGGCCGCTCATTGCCAACCCCAGGCTGATTTTTCTTGGTGCCGGGGCCCAGGCAGGTGTGTACATCACTTTTTTTGCGGCCCAGGCCTTTGGATTTGACCTGAAAGAGGCGGCAACCATCGGTATTATCGGTGGTGCAGACGGGCCCACCACCATATTTCTGGCATCCAAACTGGCCCCCTCCCTTTTGGGGGTCTGTGCTGTGGCAGCCTATTCCTACATGGCCCTTGTGCCTATTATCCAGCCCCCGGTGATGAAGCTTTTAACCACTGCAGAGGAAAGACGAATCCGCATGGCCAAGGGTAGAAAGGTGGGAGCGCTTGAAAAAATGCTCTTTCCCATTGTCTCCACCTTTGTCATCATCCTGCTGGTCCCGGCATCAGCGCCGTTGATCGCCATGTTCATGCTGGGGAACCTGTTCAGGGAATCCGGCGTGGTAGGACGTCTGCACGATGCCGCCCAGAACGAACTGATGAATATTGTTACCATTTTTCTTGGGGTATCAGTAGGCGCAACCATGAATGCGGAGAATTTCTTAAGGCCCCAGGTGATATTTGTCTTTTGTCTGGGGCTTTTTGCCTTTGTGATCTCCACCATGACAGGGGTTCTCCTGGTCAAGCTCATGAACATTTTTTCCAAAAATAAAATTAATCCACTGCTGGGTGCAGCCGGTGTTTCTGCCGTACCCATGGCTGCCAGGGTGGTTCATAAGGTGGGTATGGAAGCGGATAAGAAAAATTATCTTCTCATGTATGCCATGGGGCCGAACGTGGCAGGTGTTATCGGCACCGTGATTGCGGCCGGTATTTTTTTAACCCTTTTAGGGGGGTGA
- a CDS encoding RMD1 family protein — protein sequence MEKLVFGLHVNSNINIEIIKKSLLFELIREEPTELFYMTEAGGYIFIANYGSVVFVDVDQNKQTLILRSIHNLLEIKSTSDFESEKYTIEIDSKKQRRVLFNKIILTSYEVDKIYTIMFSIAQSIALGYYSSQSEHLLEETRVYTTQLETKGKVDLKGRQLIQYIGKALNLKNQIARNLYIFDTPQLMWEEQSLDQLHTALTRELDITLRYRYIQENLGIVQENLELFKDLSQHSHSAQLEWIIIILILIEVVDLFVTKLIH from the coding sequence GTGGAAAAACTAGTTTTTGGGCTTCATGTCAATAGCAATATCAATATTGAAATTATAAAAAAATCTCTGCTTTTTGAACTGATTAGAGAAGAGCCCACCGAACTCTTTTATATGACGGAGGCAGGCGGTTATATCTTTATTGCCAACTACGGCAGTGTGGTGTTTGTGGATGTTGACCAGAACAAACAAACCCTTATCCTGCGCTCAATCCATAATCTTTTGGAGATTAAATCCACATCGGACTTTGAAAGTGAAAAATACACCATTGAAATCGACAGCAAAAAACAACGCAGGGTTCTTTTCAATAAAATCATTCTGACTTCATACGAGGTAGATAAGATCTACACGATTATGTTCTCCATCGCCCAGTCCATTGCCTTAGGCTATTACAGTTCACAGTCTGAACATCTTCTGGAAGAGACAAGGGTTTACACCACCCAGCTGGAGACAAAAGGGAAAGTCGATCTAAAAGGCAGACAACTGATCCAGTATATCGGAAAAGCCCTGAACTTAAAAAATCAAATTGCCCGCAACCTCTATATCTTTGACACCCCGCAGCTCATGTGGGAGGAACAAAGCCTTGACCAGCTGCATACCGCCCTGACCCGTGAACTTGATATAACGCTGCGCTACCGCTATATTCAGGAGAATCTTGGCATTGTCCAGGAAAATTTGGAGCTGTTTAAAGACCTTTCGCAGCACAGCCACAGTGCCCAGCTGGAGTGGATTATTATCATCCTGATCCTCATTGAGGTGGTCGATCTGTTTGTAACAAAACTGATCCACTGA
- a CDS encoding biotin/lipoyl-containing protein — protein MSEEVLAPLSGEIVSLSVEPGAAIEEDDEILVIEAMKMETPIFAPCSGTVSKIVVKAGDVVEEDDLLAVID, from the coding sequence ATGTCTGAAGAGGTACTCGCACCCCTGTCAGGGGAAATTGTCAGCTTAAGCGTTGAACCGGGCGCAGCCATAGAAGAGGACGACGAAATTCTGGTTATCGAAGCCATGAAAATGGAAACCCCCATATTTGCCCCCTGTTCCGGCACTGTGTCAAAGATTGTCGTCAAGGCGGGGGATGTTGTGGAGGAAGATGATCTGTTAGCCGTCATTGATTAG
- the acd gene encoding glutaryl-CoA dehydrogenase Acd: protein MDFELSKELQMLQKEIHKFAKKEIVPFADQWDEEHYLPIKEVMRPLGEMGYFGTVIPEEYGGEDLGFLAAMIVTEELARASSSLRVQVNMQVLGCAYTIYTYGNEAIRKKYVKKLCTAEYIGGFGITEPDAGSDVMNIASTAEDKGDHWLLNGNKTWISNADVADCLIYYAYTDKSAGSKGLSAFVIEPKNYDGIKTSSLDKLGSHSSPTGELFLDNVKVPKENILGKPGDGAKIVFSSLNQTRLSAAAGGVGLAQACLDEAVKYCNQRKQFGKKIGEFQMNQDMIAQMATEIEATRLLVYKAAWAKDQGRLNNGMDVAMAKYMAGEVAYKCANYAMRILGAYGYSTEYPVARYYRDAPTYAMVEGSANICKWIIALDQLGIRKANR from the coding sequence ATGGATTTTGAATTAAGCAAAGAATTGCAAATGCTCCAGAAAGAGATTCATAAATTTGCAAAAAAAGAGATCGTTCCCTTTGCAGACCAGTGGGATGAGGAACATTACCTGCCCATTAAAGAGGTGATGCGTCCCCTGGGTGAAATGGGGTATTTCGGCACCGTGATTCCTGAAGAATACGGTGGAGAAGACTTGGGCTTTCTGGCAGCCATGATCGTGACCGAGGAACTGGCCAGGGCCTCTTCCTCCCTGCGGGTTCAGGTGAATATGCAGGTGCTGGGCTGTGCTTACACCATTTATACATACGGTAATGAAGCAATTCGTAAAAAATATGTGAAAAAATTGTGCACAGCCGAATACATCGGCGGGTTCGGCATCACCGAACCGGATGCAGGTTCTGATGTCATGAACATCGCCTCCACGGCCGAAGATAAGGGCGATCATTGGCTGCTCAACGGCAATAAAACCTGGATTTCCAATGCCGATGTGGCAGACTGTTTGATCTACTACGCTTATACGGATAAATCTGCCGGCTCCAAGGGGCTGTCCGCCTTTGTGATTGAACCCAAAAACTATGACGGTATAAAAACCTCTTCCCTGGACAAGCTGGGTTCCCACTCTTCCCCCACAGGCGAACTGTTTTTGGACAATGTTAAGGTGCCCAAGGAAAATATCCTTGGCAAACCCGGTGACGGTGCTAAAATTGTATTTTCATCTTTGAATCAGACCCGTCTGTCTGCAGCTGCCGGCGGCGTGGGATTGGCCCAGGCCTGTCTGGACGAAGCGGTCAAATACTGTAATCAGAGAAAACAGTTTGGCAAAAAGATCGGCGAGTTCCAGATGAACCAGGACATGATCGCCCAGATGGCCACGGAAATCGAAGCAACCCGTCTTCTGGTCTACAAAGCGGCCTGGGCCAAGGACCAGGGCCGACTGAACAACGGCATGGATGTGGCCATGGCCAAATACATGGCCGGCGAAGTGGCTTACAAATGTGCCAACTATGCCATGCGGATTCTGGGAGCCTACGGCTACTCCACAGAATATCCCGTGGCCCGCTACTACCGGGATGCTCCCACTTATGCCATGGTGGAAGGTTCCGCCAATATCTGCAAGTGGATTATTGCTCTGGATCAGTTGGGTATCAGAAAAGCGAACAGGTAA
- a CDS encoding amidohydrolase family protein, with protein MENDILIHNGILLTMEDGLPVIENGFVHIKQGKIADCGPALPEQIRTLAQNPARQIDACGGIIMPGLVNGHTHTPMSMFRGLADDLPLDLWLNGHIFPAEARDVNPESVAQWTAHSCREMLAGGITTCCDGYFLESHAAKAMADSGIRAVAGQGVIDFPAPGVPDPVKNIDHAKDFIEKTSTLSPRITPSLFCHSPYTCSKQTLVAGKNLAREKGVLFQIHAAETRAEPGMIKENRGLSVIAYLDSLAILDPDTLLIHCVWLDENDIGIIAKRGCGVIHCPESNMKLASGVAPVPDMVAAGLTVGLGTDGCASNNDQDMFSEMDTAAKLHKVVRLDPCVMDARTCLKMATIDGAKALGLGDITGSIHPGKAADIIVVDTTGLHMTPMHDPYSGLVYAARASDVSWVMVEGKIRLKKNPPLHPLGTDRPAGSYRPSTR; from the coding sequence ATGGAAAATGACATTCTTATACATAACGGCATCCTTTTAACCATGGAGGATGGACTGCCCGTGATTGAAAACGGGTTCGTCCATATTAAACAGGGCAAAATTGCGGATTGCGGACCCGCACTCCCGGAACAGATAAGGACTCTGGCCCAAAACCCTGCACGACAGATCGACGCCTGCGGTGGAATTATTATGCCCGGACTTGTGAACGGGCACACCCACACACCCATGTCCATGTTCCGGGGACTGGCCGATGACCTGCCCCTGGATCTCTGGCTCAATGGGCATATTTTTCCTGCCGAAGCAAGGGATGTAAACCCAGAATCCGTGGCGCAATGGACAGCCCACTCCTGCAGGGAGATGCTGGCCGGCGGCATCACCACCTGTTGCGACGGCTATTTTCTGGAAAGCCATGCGGCAAAGGCCATGGCAGATAGTGGCATCCGGGCTGTAGCCGGCCAGGGGGTGATTGATTTTCCTGCGCCGGGCGTTCCTGATCCTGTCAAAAACATTGATCATGCCAAAGACTTTATTGAGAAAACCAGCACCCTGTCTCCGAGAATTACCCCGTCTCTTTTCTGTCATTCTCCCTACACCTGTTCAAAACAGACGCTTGTGGCGGGAAAGAACCTTGCCCGGGAAAAGGGGGTTCTGTTCCAGATCCATGCCGCAGAAACCCGGGCCGAGCCGGGTATGATCAAAGAAAATAGAGGCCTGTCCGTAATCGCCTACCTGGACAGCCTGGCCATCCTTGATCCGGACACCCTTTTAATCCACTGCGTGTGGCTGGATGAAAACGACATTGGCATTATTGCCAAGCGCGGGTGCGGGGTCATCCACTGTCCTGAATCCAATATGAAACTGGCATCCGGGGTGGCGCCGGTACCGGACATGGTAGCTGCCGGTCTGACCGTGGGCCTTGGCACGGACGGGTGTGCATCCAACAACGACCAGGATATGTTTTCTGAAATGGACACAGCCGCCAAACTGCATAAGGTTGTGCGCCTGGATCCCTGCGTCATGGATGCCCGCACCTGCCTGAAAATGGCCACCATTGACGGTGCAAAGGCCCTGGGACTGGGTGATATCACGGGCTCCATACACCCGGGCAAGGCTGCGGACATCATTGTGGTGGACACTACCGGCCTTCACATGACCCCCATGCATGACCCATACTCAGGTCTGGTCTATGCGGCAAGGGCTTCGGATGTCTCCTGGGTGATGGTAGAGGGCAAAATACGCCTTAAAAAAAATCCGCCTCTCCATCCTTTGGGGACAGACAGACCGGCCGGATCATACAGGCCGAGTACCCGTTGA
- a CDS encoding acyl-CoA carboxylase subunit beta produces the protein MKSYFENMTPFGKALKKGTIKRTQNNYEQVLGLEKQILAAVDDVKNAGISEEKINQRGQMTVWQRLEYIVDSGTWTPLHTLFNPADNVEGTTNVIDGLGKIAGKWAVVIGFDNKVMAGAWLAGQSENILRVTDLAKILNIPLVWLVNCSGAKLTEQEKFYANRRGSGTPFFRHAELEQEGIPVLAAIYGTNPAGGGYQSISPTVLFAHEKCNMAVGGAGIVSGMSPQGGFTADMAEALVQKAKEHREKPPGSVATHYDHTGFFRFVYKEEKEVLDGVREYMKKLPAYDPEFFRVTDPRSPAFEAEEVMRLLPIASKTVYDFDDILARLVDGSEHMEYRPDYGPEVYTGLCKVDGFLVACIGNRQGYLGKGYPEYADYPGMGAKLYRQGLLKMNEFVTLCGRDRIPVIWFQDTSGIDVGDIAEKAELLGLGQSLVYSIQQSGLPMMLAILRKGTAAAHYVMGGPQANRNNAFTLGTCATEICVMHGETAAVATYARRLVKEKEAGRDLEPVVEKMNALARKYKETSTPLYCAKHGMVDEVVRLADLRHYMQSFAGAVYQNPRSICPQHQMILPRIIRDHAVEKEKE, from the coding sequence ATGAAATCCTATTTTGAAAACATGACGCCTTTTGGTAAAGCGCTCAAAAAAGGGACCATAAAACGCACCCAGAATAATTATGAGCAGGTCCTTGGGTTGGAAAAACAGATCTTAGCCGCAGTGGACGATGTTAAAAACGCAGGTATTTCCGAAGAAAAGATTAACCAGCGGGGCCAGATGACCGTATGGCAGCGCCTGGAATATATCGTGGACTCCGGCACCTGGACCCCGCTTCATACGCTTTTCAACCCTGCGGATAACGTTGAGGGCACCACCAATGTCATTGACGGTCTTGGGAAAATTGCGGGCAAATGGGCGGTCGTGATCGGTTTTGACAACAAGGTCATGGCCGGAGCCTGGCTGGCCGGCCAATCCGAGAATATTTTGAGGGTCACAGACCTTGCAAAAATACTGAATATCCCGCTGGTCTGGCTGGTGAACTGCAGCGGGGCCAAGCTCACGGAGCAGGAAAAATTTTATGCCAACCGAAGGGGTTCCGGTACCCCGTTTTTCAGGCATGCGGAACTTGAGCAGGAGGGCATCCCCGTCCTGGCGGCCATTTACGGCACCAACCCTGCCGGCGGCGGCTACCAGTCGATCAGCCCCACGGTTCTTTTTGCCCATGAAAAGTGCAATATGGCCGTGGGCGGTGCCGGCATTGTCAGCGGGATGTCCCCCCAGGGAGGGTTTACTGCGGATATGGCTGAAGCCCTGGTCCAGAAAGCCAAAGAACACCGGGAAAAGCCACCCGGATCCGTGGCCACCCATTATGACCACACCGGTTTTTTCCGCTTTGTGTACAAGGAAGAAAAAGAGGTACTGGACGGCGTTAGAGAATATATGAAAAAGCTGCCGGCTTATGATCCTGAATTTTTCAGGGTCACCGACCCCAGGTCCCCGGCGTTCGAAGCTGAAGAAGTCATGCGCCTTCTGCCCATCGCCTCCAAGACCGTATATGATTTTGACGACATTCTGGCAAGGCTCGTGGATGGCTCCGAACATATGGAATACCGCCCCGACTACGGCCCTGAAGTATATACAGGGCTTTGCAAGGTGGACGGATTCCTTGTGGCCTGTATCGGGAACCGCCAGGGGTATCTTGGTAAGGGCTACCCTGAATATGCCGATTATCCCGGCATGGGGGCCAAGCTCTATCGCCAGGGGCTTCTCAAGATGAACGAGTTTGTAACTCTTTGCGGGAGAGACAGAATTCCTGTGATCTGGTTCCAGGACACCTCCGGCATTGATGTGGGCGACATTGCCGAAAAAGCCGAACTTTTAGGCCTGGGCCAGTCCCTGGTCTATTCCATCCAGCAGTCAGGTCTTCCCATGATGCTTGCCATCCTGCGCAAGGGAACCGCAGCAGCCCACTATGTCATGGGCGGCCCCCAGGCCAACCGGAACAATGCCTTTACCCTGGGCACCTGTGCCACGGAAATCTGCGTTATGCATGGTGAAACAGCAGCGGTGGCCACTTATGCAAGGCGGCTTGTAAAGGAAAAGGAGGCAGGCCGGGATCTTGAGCCTGTGGTGGAGAAGATGAACGCCCTTGCCCGGAAATACAAGGAGACATCAACCCCGCTTTACTGTGCAAAACATGGCATGGTGGATGAAGTGGTAAGGCTTGCTGATCTGCGGCACTATATGCAGTCCTTTGCGGGCGCGGTTTACCAGAACCCCAGATCCATCTGCCCCCAGCATCAGATGATCCTGCCCAGAATTATACGGGATCACGCTGTCGAAAAGGAAAAGGAATAA
- a CDS encoding iron ABC transporter substrate-binding protein, whose product MKTKLALLCVALFLIPVVFPANAKTILDSTGKVVVVPEKISRIICSGPGALRLITYFNAQDFVVAVDDMETARKKFDARPYAIANPQYKNLPVFGEFRGNDDPEKILGLAAQPQVIFKTYVGMGYDPVELSQKTGIPVVVLEYGNLTVQRQVIYNSLRIIGQVLNLENRAEALIGFFDEQIAELNRRTASVENKKTCFIGGIAHKGPHGFQSTEPNYPPFEFVNAANIANATDVKVKNLSHSSFSKEKLLEENPEVLFLDLSTLQMGDGHSGLDELKTDPVFQALDALADGRVYGVLPYNWYTQNFGSILADAWYVGKVLYPEQFEDVDPVKKADEIYDFLLSAKVYAAMDALFGNKAFKPVDLGAK is encoded by the coding sequence ATGAAGACAAAACTTGCATTGTTATGTGTCGCTCTGTTTCTGATCCCGGTTGTTTTTCCGGCAAATGCAAAAACTATTTTGGACAGCACAGGTAAAGTCGTGGTGGTACCGGAGAAAATCAGCCGCATTATCTGCTCGGGTCCGGGGGCCTTGCGTTTGATCACCTATTTCAATGCCCAGGATTTCGTGGTGGCTGTGGATGATATGGAGACGGCTAGAAAAAAGTTTGATGCAAGACCCTATGCCATTGCCAATCCCCAATACAAAAATCTACCGGTGTTCGGGGAATTCAGGGGAAACGACGACCCTGAAAAAATTTTGGGCCTTGCCGCACAGCCCCAGGTTATTTTTAAGACATATGTCGGCATGGGCTATGACCCGGTTGAATTATCTCAGAAAACAGGTATCCCGGTGGTGGTGCTGGAATATGGCAATCTTACCGTTCAAAGGCAGGTTATTTACAACAGTCTGCGGATCATCGGTCAGGTGCTGAACCTGGAAAACCGGGCCGAGGCCTTGATCGGTTTTTTTGACGAGCAGATCGCTGAACTCAACCGGCGCACCGCATCCGTTGAAAATAAAAAAACGTGTTTTATTGGCGGTATAGCACATAAAGGCCCCCATGGATTCCAGTCCACAGAGCCCAATTATCCACCCTTTGAGTTTGTGAATGCCGCCAATATCGCAAACGCCACTGACGTCAAGGTGAAAAATTTGTCCCACTCAAGCTTTTCCAAAGAAAAACTGCTGGAAGAAAATCCTGAAGTTTTGTTTCTGGACCTATCCACCCTGCAAATGGGGGACGGTCATAGCGGGCTTGATGAACTGAAAACAGATCCCGTATTCCAGGCTCTGGATGCCTTGGCAGATGGCCGGGTTTACGGGGTGCTGCCCTATAACTGGTACACCCAGAATTTCGGTTCTATCCTGGCCGATGCCTGGTATGTGGGAAAAGTGCTTTATCCGGAACAGTTTGAGGATGTTGACCCGGTTAAAAAAGCAGATGAAATTTATGATTTTTTACTATCTGCCAAAGTATATGCCGCCATGGATGCCCTGTTCGGGAACAAAGCATTCAAACCGGTTGATTTAGGGGCGAAATAA
- a CDS encoding transglutaminase N-terminal domain-containing protein encodes MKYKISHRTHYQYDSPASLSHSELVLIP; translated from the coding sequence ATGAAATATAAAATTAGCCACCGGACCCATTATCAATATGACTCTCCGGCCTCATTATCCCATAGCGAACTGGTGCTGATACCATAA
- a CDS encoding CBS domain-containing protein, with amino-acid sequence MKEILIKTVMIPLPDYVSIKETDTVYDMFQVLEKSKSDGRHAHRDVIVVDDNGKFKGNVTMIDIFKTLEPNYKKLFENYEGKTLTKDYVINAMRDFNLWVEPIKNICERGAAIKASEIMYVPKKTEYLQEDDSLEKALHEYVMGAHQPLIVKNGDTVTGVLRFGDLFEVIREHMLACPLPE; translated from the coding sequence ATGAAAGAAATTCTAATAAAAACGGTTATGATCCCCTTACCTGACTATGTGAGCATCAAGGAAACGGATACCGTTTATGATATGTTCCAGGTTCTGGAAAAAAGCAAATCAGATGGCCGCCACGCCCACAGGGATGTTATTGTCGTTGATGACAATGGCAAGTTCAAGGGAAACGTTACCATGATTGATATTTTCAAAACACTTGAGCCCAACTATAAAAAACTGTTCGAAAACTATGAAGGCAAAACACTGACCAAAGATTATGTGATTAATGCTATGCGGGATTTTAATCTCTGGGTGGAGCCCATTAAGAACATTTGCGAACGCGGTGCCGCTATCAAGGCTTCCGAAATCATGTATGTACCTAAAAAGACTGAATATCTCCAGGAGGATGATTCCCTGGAAAAAGCGCTGCATGAATATGTTATGGGCGCCCACCAGCCTTTGATCGTAAAAAACGGCGACACGGTCACCGGTGTTCTTAGATTTGGTGATTTGTTTGAGGTGATCAGAGAACATATGCTGGCCTGCCCGCTTCCCGAATAA
- a CDS encoding alpha-E domain-containing protein, which yields MGIFCLKNAIQVADRVRDRLFDDSWYILGRIEKGLVRINPKNQSTEVLEMLSDIILNMSAFAGLALESISRGMGWRFMDMGRRIERALHIITVMTSLIQGRSLPDSSELEAVLEVADSRITYQTRYRTTLHMEPLVDLLLLDEINPRSVGFQLAALYSQLETLPKPQPFPFRTKEEKIILDLTTRLRLADTQELMILGKKHVLPNLDALLKKLNKELQDLADSITQHYLSRIETEKQLNGQFAGKGYPVVGAVVGMVNNEI from the coding sequence GTGGGAATTTTTTGTCTGAAGAACGCCATCCAGGTGGCAGACCGGGTAAGGGACCGCCTCTTTGATGATTCCTGGTATATTCTTGGGCGCATTGAAAAAGGGCTGGTCCGGATTAATCCCAAAAATCAGAGCACTGAAGTTTTGGAAATGCTCAGCGACATTATTCTGAATATGTCTGCCTTTGCAGGCCTTGCTTTGGAAAGCATAAGCCGGGGAATGGGGTGGCGATTTATGGATATGGGGCGACGGATTGAGCGGGCCCTTCATATAATAACCGTTATGACCAGTCTGATTCAGGGACGCAGCTTGCCGGATTCCAGCGAGCTTGAGGCCGTACTTGAGGTGGCGGATAGCCGCATAACCTACCAGACCCGTTACAGGACTACCCTGCACATGGAGCCCCTGGTGGACCTGCTGCTGCTGGATGAGATAAACCCACGGTCTGTGGGATTTCAGCTGGCAGCCCTTTATTCCCAGCTGGAAACCCTGCCTAAGCCCCAACCTTTTCCTTTCCGGACAAAGGAGGAGAAAATTATCCTGGATCTGACCACCCGGTTGCGCCTGGCAGATACTCAGGAGTTGATGATACTTGGGAAAAAGCATGTGCTGCCCAACCTCGATGCGTTGCTTAAGAAACTGAATAAGGAATTGCAGGACCTTGCCGACAGCATCACCCAGCACTATTTAAGCCGGATCGAAACGGAAAAACAGCTCAATGGTCAGTTTGCAGGTAAGGGTTACCCTGTGGTCGGGGCTGTGGTAGGAATGGTGAATAATGAAATATAA